From Zingiber officinale cultivar Zhangliang chromosome 5B, Zo_v1.1, whole genome shotgun sequence, the proteins below share one genomic window:
- the LOC121987165 gene encoding peroxisome biogenesis protein 16-like, which produces MEAYKLFVRKNREFVHSLESLANGITWLLPERFSNSEIGPEAVYALLGILSTLNQHIIDTTPTKLRPPSLGDSAFPWSLFVSMLKDAETVVEVAAEHFVGEKHKWNYLALTEAVKAFVRLAAFRDSGFKILLQGGEIVNNDERVSENYNTRLGDARMAGGSNMPGSIHERYGTIQQNLEGRAISALSCFGENAKKLSDQVWLNKLRHSSQTAVAKQTLSTLWFQKGLSGQLYLSGEVLFILRPLIYVLFIRRCGIRSWKPWLISLAIDLTGMSFLSFSTNSQPRNGDNYYHLSSSEKDEMKRRKLVWALYIMRDPFFSKYTKHRLEKTDKYFSQVPLIGFLTGLCFCPSFVAQTRYTYTSAS; this is translated from the exons ATGGAGGCCTACAAGCTCTTCGTGAGGAAGAACAGAGAATTCGTTCACTCTCTCGAATCCTTAGCCAAC GGCATCACATGGCTTCTTCCGGAGCGCTTTTCCAATTCCGAGATCGGTCCTGAAGCAG TTTATGCTCTTTTGGGCATCCTCAGTACCCTGAATCAGCACATAATTGATACAACTCCGACAAAATTGAGGCCTCCTTCGCTAGGAGATTCAGCATTTCCATGGTCTTTATTTGTGTCCATGCTCAAAGATGCGGAGACGGTTGTTGAAGTTGCAGCCGAGCATTTTGTTGGCGAAAAGCACAAGTGGAATTATCTTGCATTAACAGAGGCAGTCAA GGCTTTTGTTAGATTAGCTGCTTTTCGCGATAGTGGATTCAAGATTCTCTTACAAGGAGGTGAGATAGTTAACAATGATGAGAGGGTTTCAGAAAACTATAATACAAGGCTTGGGGATGCCAGAATGGCTGGTGGATCTAATATGCCTGGTTCTATTCATGAGCGTTACGGTACAATACAGCAGAATCTAGAAGGAAGAGCCATATCTGCATTAAGTTGCTTCGGTGAGAATGCAAAAAAGCTATCAGATCAAGTATGGTTAAACAAGCTTCGCCACAGTTCACAGACTGCTG TTGCAAAGCAGACGCTTTCTACTCTTTGGTTCCAGAAGGGGCTCTCTGGTCAGTTATATTTGTCAGGAGAGGTTCTCTTTATCTTGAGACCTTTGATATATGTCTTGTTCATTAGAAGGTGTGGAATCCGGTCATGGAAACCATGGTTAATTTCACTAGCCATTGATCTAACTGGAATGAGCTTTCTATCGTTCTCTACAAACTCACAGCCTAGAAATGGTGATAATTATTATCATCTTTCTTCTTCTGAGAAGGACGAG atgAAAAGGAGAAAGCTTGTCTGGGCCCTGTACATCATGAGAGATCCATTCTTTAGCAAGTATACGAA GCACCGTCTTGAAAAGACTGACAAATACTTTAGTCAGGTTCCTTTAATTGGGTTCCTTACAGGTTTGTGCTTTTGTCCTAGCTTTGTAGCTCAAACTCGTTACACCTATACATCAGCTTCTTGA
- the LOC121987166 gene encoding uncharacterized protein LOC121987166 — LRLAVLVHRGKSDELLAGFEKIAEAAFLMIVVFAAEVSKHKLNSKTSNEFRPEVSSQILVTFSCIEYLRRIRLPEYTQAVRRAVLTIQENAPSCVSFVESMPPYGELTKSQGSIALVRMRYNWSQDEVQTARISFYLRVLPACISLVPTAMFGERIAPTMFLYMQHPNEKVIRASHSVFVSFVSSSKDSDQNDRDALKEQLVFYYMHRALEVYPQINSFDGLTSGVTALVRHLPAGSPSIFYCVHSLVEKASELCRGAMSEDPTVWKNWEGNSGPPKKTIDLLLRLIYLIDIQALPYLLKQLAELMIQLPKDGQNALLDEMYSQVAESDDVTRKPVLVSWLQSLSYFCSQKTSPAADKPEKHGSSVASKGLSFIRGIAKL; from the exons CTCCGCTTAGCTGTGTTGGTTCATCGGGGAAAGAGTGATGAATTGCTTGCGGGCTTTGAAAAGATTGCTGAAGCTGCATTCTTGATGATAGTTGTCTTTGCTGCAGAAGTTAGCAAACATAAGCTGAATAGCAAAACATCTAATGAGTTCAGACCAGAGGTCTCCTCACAAATCCTCGTAACTTTTTCTTGCATTGAATATTTGCGGCGAATCCGCTTGCCTGAGTATACCCAGGCAGTTCGCCGTGCTGTTCTGACGATCCAGGAGAATGCACCTTCATGTGTTTCATTTGTTGAGTCAATGCCCCCTTATGGTGAGCTAACCAAATCACAGG GCTCAATTGCATTGGTGAGAATGAGATACAATTGGTCACAAGATGAAGTGCAAACAGCTCGTATATCATTTTATTTGCGGGTTTTACCAGCTTGTATAAGCCTTGTCCCTACTGCAATGTTTGGAGAGCGCATAGCTCCAACAATGTTTTT ATATATGCAACATCCTAATGAGAAAGTAATCCGTGCTTCACATTCAGTATTTGTTTCCTTTGTATCCTCTAGTAAGGATTCTGATCAGAATGATAGAGATGCTTTAAAAGAGCAACTTGTTTTCTATTACATGCACAGGGCTTTGGAG GTTTATCCCCAGATCAATTCGTTTGACGGTTTGACATCCGGAGTTACAGCTTTGGTCAGACATCTCCCTGCTGGTAGTCCATCAATATTCTATTGTGTTCATAGCCTTGTAGAAAAAGCTTCTGAGCTTTGTAGGGGAGCCATGAGTGAAGATCCAACTGTGTGGAAGAACTGGGAAGGAAACTCAGGTCCTCCTAAGAAGACTATTGATCTTCTCCTTCGCCTCATCTATCTTATTGATATACAG GCATTGCCATACTTGTTAAAACAGCTAGCCGAGCTGATGATTCAGTTGCCCAAAGATGGCCAGAATGCCCTTCTCGATGAGATGTACTCTCAAGTTGCCGAGTCTGATGATGTCACTAGAAAGCCTGTCCTGGTGTCGTGGTTGCAGTCGCTCTCATATTTTTGCTCTCAGAAAACATCTCCAGCAGCCGACAAGCCTGAGAAGCATGGAAGCTCTGTGGCAAGTAAAGGCCTGAGCTTCATCAGAGGCATTGCCAAACTCTAA
- the LOC121987167 gene encoding vegetative cell wall protein gp1-like, with protein sequence RYFSSPSRPAPCRPPFPGPSSSKTASEPPPPTPLCSFLLLPRRRRSSARGPTSATPPPTLPASSPPSAPSPPPVPPSASPTPRSSSSSPSSPPMLPPPVSPPTHSPSSSPSSLPTSALPPALPLQYSSPSSPSPPLSPQSPTLSSSSALLPPPLLFPTPPSLPALTASAPSWIPPCPPSSTMRTSSQSSSPASVTAFRYR encoded by the coding sequence CGATACTTCTCATCCCCCTCGCGACCCGCTCCATGCCGCCCTCCCTTCCCCGGCCCGTCTTCCTCGAAGACCGCCTCCGAGCCGCCGCCGCCGACGCCGCTTTGcagcttcctcctccttcctcggCGGCGGAGATCCTCCGCTCGTGGGCCGACCTCCGCCACCCCTCCACCGACCCTCCCCGCCTCCTCTCCGCCCTCCGCTCCCTCTCCACCTCCCGTGCCTCCCTCCGCATCTCCGACTCCCAGGTCAAGCTCCTCCTCTCCCTCCTCTCCACCGATGCTGCCTCCCCCCGTCTCTCCGCCGACTCACTCCCCCTcctcttctccctcatctcttCCTACATCCGCACTTCCCCCCGCCCTTCCCCTCCAATACTCCTCTccgtcctctccctctcctcctctttcccCCCAATCCCCCACTCTGTCCTCCTCCTCGGCGCTCTTGCCGCCTCCCCTGCTCTTCCCGACGCCTCCGTCTCTCCCTGCCTTGACCGCCTCTGCTCCCTCTTGGATCCCACCCTGCCCGCCCTCCTCCACGATGCGAACCTCCTCCCAGAGTTCCTCGCCGGCATCGGTTACGGCATTTCGCTACAGATGA